One genomic window of Mercenaria mercenaria strain notata chromosome 2, MADL_Memer_1, whole genome shotgun sequence includes the following:
- the LOC123564409 gene encoding rho GTPase-activating protein 24-like isoform X6, translating into MSSPAGGGRQTNKSGWLRKQGGMVKSWHRRWFVLNADYLFYFAKEDDVRPLGMIYLPGNKIIQHQANPEEPDKFLFELMPDAVTYFLASKLVDLSLFNVKLSRNPQRMAPNHETFLLSAASDAERQDWIKAIRKVMFSSIGGAIFGTPLEETMEFERTRSKRKVPLIIEACIEFLTAHGLEIEGLFRLPGRMLLVRDLKDRFDEGETVNLDIEEIDVHSVASLLKQFLRELPECLIPYKFYQQFMNIAMKFQGTKCDNNRMEQVNSLRAGMAELPQDNYNALKYLCNFLHKVADKTAVNKMSAQNLARVFGPNIIRHPQMEDNPEMFMLTTSDISEQLAYMMINYDEKIFTIEFDTGRKSAHVAVDDLLRLDSVSSDSGILQPETQNGGTGVQDLSNIRFEHPRDRRARSFKGDLVVHTELANHFTLDLTSPTEPTVTSPHSADHSPTTPHSAVFSNQPTLSFDADGKPIPPIRRKYTRKHKDVSAQKSNESNSSEGSSENSIDGAGENFPQSNAVTSSSSEPNTAMLELQQKLETLTADYNSLKMRYINLNASKSKADESVKKLSAENSKIQSRYDEHIKKLEAKHKSQIEDLCKKLDDEKTGRTDAVQKIVELQKTIHNYQMHYGDIKDKLPPLYQ; encoded by the exons ATGAGTTCACCTGCGGGTGGCGGACGCCAGACCAACAAGAGCGGATGGCTGCGGAAACAGGGTGGTATGGTGAAATCTTGGCATCGGCGCTGGTTTGTTCTGAATGCTGATTACCTGTTTTACTTTGCCAAGGAAGATGATGTCCGGCCCCTCGGCATGATCTACCTTCCGGGCAACAAGATTATACAGCACCAGGCTAACCCAGAGGAGCCCGATAAATTCTTGTTTGAACTGATGCCAG ATGCAGTGAcatattttcttgcatcaaaactGGTAGACTTATCATTATTTAATGTGAAACTAA gcAGAAATCCACAGAGAATGGCACCAAATCATGAAACGTTCTTGCTGTCAGCTGCTAGTGATGCTGAGAGACAGGACTGGATCAAGGCCATTAGAAAAGTCATGTTCTCCTCAATAGGTGGTG CAATATTTGGAACACCATTAGAGGAGACAATGGAATTTGAGAGGACAAGAAGTAAAAGGAAAGTGCCACTGATTATAGAAGCATGTATAGAGTTTCTTACTGCACACGGCCTAGAAATTGAGGGATTATTTAG ATTACCAGGACGGATGCTTCTTGTACGAGATCTGAAAGACAGATTTGATGAAGGTGAAACTGTTAACCttgatattgaagaaattgaTGTGCATTCTGTGGCATCATTGTTAAAACAGTTTTTGCGGGAACTCCCAGAATGCCTCATTCCGTATAAATTCTATCAACAATTTATGAACATAGCAATGAAATTCCAGGGGACAAAATGTGACAATAATAGAATGGAACAAGTGAACAGTCTCCGAGCAGGAATGGCTGAACTCCCGCAGGACAACTACAATGCACTGAAATACCTGTGCAATTTCTTGCATAAAGTTGCCGATAAAACAGCAGTGAACAAAATGAGTGCTCAAAATTTAGCCAGGGTTTTTGGACCAAACATAATACGACATCCGCAAATGGAAGACAATCCAGAAATGTTTATGTTGACTACATCAGATATATCTGAACAGTTGGCTTACATGATGATCAATTATGATGAAAAAATCTTCACTATTGAATTCGATACTGGAAGAAAATCTGCTCACGTTGCTGTTGATGATTTACTAAGACTTGATAGTGTATCATCTGATAGTGGTATTTTACAACCCGAGACACAGAATGGTGGGACGGGAGTGCAGGACCTTTCCAACATTAGGTTTGAGCATCCCAGAGATAGGCGAGCAAGGTCATTCAAAGGAGACTTGGTTGTTCATACGGAATTAGCGAATCATTTTACTTTAGACCTGACATCACCCACGGAGCCAACTGTTACTTCTCCACATTCTGCCGATCATTCACCAACTACCCCACATTCAGCAGTGTTTTCAAATCAGCCAACTCTTTCATTTGATGCTGATGGAAAACCTATTCCTCCAATTCGTAGAAAGTACACTAGAAAACATAAAGATGTTAGTGCTCAAAAAAGTAATGAATCTAATTCTTCAGAAGGTAGTTCAGAAAATTCCATAGATGGTGCAGGGGAGAATTTCCCTCAGTCAAATGCAGTGACTTCCTCTTCTAGTGAACCAAACACAGCCATGTTAGAACTTCAACAAAAGCTGGAGACATTGACCGCTGATTATAACTCATTAAAAATGCGATACATCAATCTTAATGCATCTAAATCGAAAGCTGATGAAAGTGTGAAGAAGCTGAGTGCAGAAAATAGCAAAATTCAGTCCCGTTATGACGAGcatattaaaaaacttgaagcaAAGCACAAATCGCAGATAGAAGATCTGTGTAAAAAATTAGATGATGAAAAAACAGGTAGGACGGACGCAGTGCAAAAAATCGTTGAGTTGCAGAAGACTATTCACAACTATCAGATGCATTATGGGGATATAAAAGACAAGTTACCTCCCTTGTATCAGTAG